CCGCGTGCGCCTGACCAGCGGCTTCGAGGTGACGGCCTACATCCCCGGCGAGGGCCACAACCTGCAGGAGCACAGCATCGTGCTGGTGCGGGGGGGCCGCGTCAAGGATCTGCCCGGCGTGCGCTACCACATCATCCGCGGGGCGCTGGACGCCTCCGGCGTGGACGGCCGCAACCAGGGCCGCTCCAAGTACGGCACGAAGAAGCCCAAGCCGGGCCAGGCGCCGGCCAAGGGCAAGAAGTAAGCAAGCAGGCAGGAAGCGACCATGCGTAGACGTCGTGCGCCGGAGCGCGTGAATCTCCCCGATCCCAAGTTCCACTCCCAGCTGGCGGCCCGTTTCATCAACAGCATGATGAGGGGCGGCGAGAAGGCCGTGGCCGAGCGCGAATTCTACCGCGCCGTGGAGATCGTGGACAACAAGATGGACAAGGCGGGCCTCGAGGTCTTCGAGAAGGCCGTGCGCACCGTCGAACCCCTGCTCGAGGTGCGCTCCCGCCGCGTGGGCGGCAGCACCTACCAGGTGCCGGTGGAAGTGCGCCCCAAGCGCAAGACGGCCCTGGCCATCCGCTGGATCATCACCTACTCCCGCGGCCGCAGCGAGAAGACCTTCGCCGAGCGCCTGGCGGGCGAGCTGATGGCCGCCTTCAAGAAGGAGGGCAACTCCTTCAAGAAGCGCGAGGACGTGCACAAGATGGCCGAAGCCAACAAGGCCTTCGCCCACTTCCGCTGGTAACACAACCGGGCCCGCGGGCCTGACAGGAAAGGATCGGCTTCAGCCGGATGGAATTCGTCGAGCAGCTCCATAAGACCCGGAACATCGGGATCATGGCCCACATCGACGCGGGCAAGACCACGACCACCGAGCGCATCCTGTACTATACGGGCAAGGTGCATCGCATGGGCGAGGTCCACGACGGCGCCGCGGTGATGGACTGGATGGAGCAGGAGCGCGCCCGGGGCATCACCATCACCTCGGCCTCCATCTCGACGAGGTGGAACGATCACCACATCAACATCATCGACACCCCCGGGCACGTCGACTTCACCGCCGAGGTGGAGCGCAGCCTGCGCATCCTGGACGGCGCCGTGGCGCTCTTCTGCGCGGTGGGCGGCGTGGAGCCCCAGTCGGAGACGGTCTGGCGCCAGGCGGACAAGTACCGCGTGCCGCGCATGGCCTTCGTCAACAAGATGGATCGCACCGGGGCGGACTTCTACGCCGTGATGGAGGGGATGCGCAACCGCCTTGGCGCCAACCCCGTGCCCCTGCAGATCCCCATCGGCGCCGGCGACCTCTTCACCGGCCTGATCGACCTCATCAAGATGCGCG
This portion of the bacterium genome encodes:
- the rpsG gene encoding 30S ribosomal protein S7, encoding MRRRRAPERVNLPDPKFHSQLAARFINSMMRGGEKAVAEREFYRAVEIVDNKMDKAGLEVFEKAVRTVEPLLEVRSRRVGGSTYQVPVEVRPKRKTALAIRWIITYSRGRSEKTFAERLAGELMAAFKKEGNSFKKREDVHKMAEANKAFAHFRW
- the rpsL gene encoding 30S ribosomal protein S12, with product MPTISQLVRMGREKAVDKQNSPALKRCPQRRGVCTQVRTTTPKKPNSAMRKIARVRLTSGFEVTAYIPGEGHNLQEHSIVLVRGGRVKDLPGVRYHIIRGALDASGVDGRNQGRSKYGTKKPKPGQAPAKGKK